In the genome of Desulfonauticus submarinus, the window AAATCTACATATTCATAAATTTTATTTAAAAACAATCCACTATTAATACCCAACAATTTGACACCAACTAAATAGCCTCCAATGACTCCAACAAAATCACTTATCACAGTAAGCAAAGGAAGCATTATTATCCCAGCCACAATCCTAGGAACTACTAAATATTGCACAGGGCTTATAGCCATTACAGTAAGAGCATCTATCTGTTCTGTAACTCTCATGGTGCCTATCTCAGCTGCAATAGCTGAACCTGCTCTTCCTGTTACCATTAAAGCGGTAATAACAGGCCCTAATTCTCTAGTCATAGATAAAGCAACAGTAGCTCCAACTAAGCTTTCTGCTGAAAACATACGGAAAGCATAATATGTCTGTAAGGCCAAAACCATACCAGTAAAAAGGCCTGTTAATAAAACCACAAATAAAGAATTTACTCCAACAAATTCCATTTGTTTAATAAATAATCGAAATCTAAATGGTGGGCGAAACAACCAAATAAAACTCTGCAATAATAGCAAAAGCATTCTGCCCATCTCGCCAAGCATATTAAGTACGCTACGGCCCACCCAAGCAATCATTCTCAGCATAAATCTATTCCTAAAATTATATTTAGCTCTCTTTATTTAACTGTAAAAGTATATACCCCATCCCACTCTTTAGGAGGATTTGCCAACAAATAATTTAAACGGTTTATATACACATCAAGCAAATTATCTTCTGAAAAATTATTTTTTAATTTTTCTATAATTTCCTTAGCCTTGTTAAAATTTCCTTTATAATATAAGTCTAAAAATTTCAAATAGTCTTCCTTATAAGTACTAAAAAACATACTTTTTTCTTTAGTCAAAACTTCATAGATTCTAACTGGTTTAACTTTTCCTTTTACCCGTACCATATCTATTTCCCTTGTATTTATCTTATCTTTTACTAAATTATAAGTGGATTCTGAAATTAAAATATTCGTACCATAGTACTTATTTAATCCCTCTAATCTAGAGGCTAAATTCACATTATCTCCCATTACAGTATAATCAAATCTATCTAATGATCCCATATTCCCCGCTACCATCTCTCCTGTATTTATCCCTATACCTATATTTAAAGATATATCTTTTTCATCTTTCCACCGTTTATTTAATTCTTTTAAACGATTTAGCATCTTCAATGCCGCTTTACATGCAGCCAATGCATGGTCAGGATAATATAAGGGAGTTCCAAAAATTGCCATAATCGCATCGCCAATATATTTATCTAAAAGTCCTTTTTCTGTTAAAACTATAGCTGTCATTTCTGTTAAATATTCATTTAACAAAGATACAAGTTCTTCTGGAGAAAGCTTCTCTGAAAGGGAAGTAAATCCTCTAATATCAGAGAACAGAACACTAAGTTCTCTCTTTTCTCCACCTAAACGTAAACTATCTGGAGATTTAACTACCTGATCCACTACCTTTGGATCTAAATACTTACTAAATGCTTGTCTAAGTTGCCGCTTTTGCTTATCTGCAAACAAAATTCTATAAGTAATAAGTCCAAGATAAGTTATAAGCAAACTAAGCAAAGGATATACTAAATTTAAGACATATAATTTTTTAACTAAAAAATAATAATTTACTGTCCAATAACTAAAAAAAACTCCAGCAACTACTAGCAAACTATAAAAAGGATTTAAAAAAAGAATAGCTACAGTTGCCAATATCCATAAAATCAAAATACTAAATAAATCAAATAAAGAAGCAAAAGAAGGTCGTGTTAAATAATCTCCCTTAAGAAGATTGTCCAAAGCAGTAGCTTGAATCTCAACGCCTGGGTAAGCTACTCCAAAAGGAGTTACTCTAAGATCATACACGCCAGGAGCAGTAACCCCAACTATAACATATTTCTGGTTTAAATTTTTAAAACTGATTTTGTTTTCCAAAACTTTCCAAGCAGGTATATGGGAAATAGACTTTTCTCTTCCTCTAAAATTTAAATATAAAAAACACCTTTCATCTGTAGAAACAAACTTATCTTTTATCTTAACGCCCAATACTCCTGCCTTACCCACATAAATAAAACTTCCTCTTGCATCATCTGCCCTATACATTGCCACAGCTAATGGCTGAAAAAAATTTTTATTATATTTAATTGTTAATGGATAACGCCTAAAAGTACCATCATCATCTGGAATTACATTAAAATAAGCTTCTTTTCCTGCTCCTTTTAAAATCAAAGGGATATTATGACGCACCTTTAAGGCTTTTGGAATAAATAACTTTGCCTTACTATCTTGAAAATAACGAATTCCACTATACTTAAAAGCCTTATCTAAATTTTGAAATTTTTCATCTTTAGTAGAAAAATTAAAATAATATCCCAAAATATGTTTGGATTTACATTTAGCAAATGTAGTGGCTAAATGTAAATCGGGGAGATTAGCCAATATCCTTTGTTTCAAAAAAGCAAACAACTCTTTATCTAATTTTTTACTTTGCTTTAACTTTTTAGTTAAATAAATCAATTCTCCTTGAACTCTATTTTTTTCAGGTTCAAAAAAACTAATATCATAACCAACCACTTTAGGCTGAAAAGAATCTATTTTTTGCACTAACTTAGCCATAATATTTCTTGACCATGGCCATCTTCCAATCTTTTCCAAACTCTTTTCATCAATTGCCACAATTACTACTTTGCCAGATGATTCTATTTTCCCTCTTACTTGCATTTCTAAATCAAAAATCTTTAAATCCAAAAAATGTAAGAAAGAAGGATTTAAAAAATAAAGAAAAAATGAAAACAACAAGAATATAATGCTCAAAATTAAAAAAAACTTATTTTTTCTTAACATATTTCCTCGCAATTAAACCTGTTAGAAAGCTAAAGCTCTCTTAAAATTATTACCCTCCTCTTTCATATTTCACACCTTTTTATCAATTATTCTTCTACTTCTGGTTCGGCTTCAAATTGAGATTCAAACCATATAGAGTCTTTATTTTTTACAGGAAGCTGAATTGCTTGAATCTTCTGTAAAAAATTAAATAATTCAAATAAAAAGTCTTCCCCTCCCTCCCATTCTTTGGCAAAATAATTAACAATTTTTCCATTTCTCAATTCCATTCTGACTACTGCCCTGCCAGGTACATTAATATCTTCTCTCTCCCATAAACCATTTAAAATAGATTTAATTAAAGAAAGCAATGCTTGTAATTCTTTATCTTGTAAAGGTATCTTAGTGGTTTTTTCTATTCCTGGAGGTAATTTAGAAACTCCATCTAATCCTAAACCAAGATTTTGCTCTAACTGTTCTCTTAATATCTGCATCTTTAAACGATAATTATAAAGCTCTAGCTCCATAACTTTTTGTTTAGGGCGCACAATATCAATTATTTTTGCAAGTTCTTTAGAATTTGTAGTAAGTAAAATTAAATGAAAACATATAGATAGCAATATTGCTAATAAAAAATGCCAGTTAATCTTTTCGTCCATTTTTTTGCTCCCACCATGAGGAATCTTTAATCTGAAACCACCAATCTGTATGATCTGTTTTTATAATCTGTGTAGCTAATATCTTTGCTTCTTTGCTCCGAAGACGTTTTACTGCACAATCAATCCACTTTTTTGCATATTGATTTCCCAAATCCAACTCTTCTTTTAAATTTAAAATAAGGTCAAGCTGATCTGCATCGTGAGCAAGTATTGCTTCTACAGACAAAACATTTTCAAGATCATCAAAAAGCTCTAATATTTCTTGGGAGAAGTGAATACCTGACAAAGCATCTGCTAAAGCATCTCTAGATCTTGCCTGGTTATATATCTTATTAACATAATTAAAATCCCCACATCTTGCCTCTGAGAAGTCATGAAATAAGCACATTATTGCGGTTTTATAAGCATCTGCCCCTACGATTTTGGCCAAGGAAAAGCCTATAATTGCGGTCCTAAAAGAATGTTCGGCCACATTTTCTTTACCTGTACCTAAAAACTGATATCCACTACGTGGTGTTTTTTTTAACATGCCAGCTTCAAAGAAAAAATCAACTAACCTTTTCAATTCATCCATCCTATCCTCCATCTTAAATACATCTTAAAATACAAGATGTTGCATTTAACTCCTATAACTTCCATTCAATTTTACATAATCAAAAGTTAAATCAGAAAACAAAATAAAGTATTCTTCTTCTCCTGCTCCCAAATCAATAACCAAATCTAATTCTTTCTTTTGCATATATCCTTGCAACCAAACGTCTATATCTTCTAATTTTGCCACTCCACATCCAAATACTTCTATGTCTCCAAAAAATAATCTAATCTTTTGAGGATCAAACGAGGCATTACTTCTACCCAAAGCAGCCACAATCCTACCCCAATTAGGGTCTTCACCAAAAAAAGCTGTTTTAACAAGAGGTGAAGTAGCAATAGTTGTGGCAATATTTCTGGCATCTTGTCTAGTCTTAGCCTTTTTTATAGTAAGCTTTATGATTTTACTTGCCCCTTCTCCATCTTGAACAATTAAACGAGCCAATTCAAAACAAATTTCTTTTACGGCCTTTTTCAATCTATATAAATCATCTTCACAAAAACTTCCCTTTACTTTTCCACTAGACAAAGCCAAAACAGTGTCATTGGTTGAAGTATCTCCATCAACACAAATTCTATTAAAACTCGTTTCTACTGCTTCTACCAAACACGACTGCCACCAACTTCTATCCACCTCAGCATCACACAAAATAAAACCAAGCATAGTTGCCATATTAGGAGCAATCATGCCTGCTCCTTTTGCCAAACCAAGCAGATGCACCTCTTTATTATCTAATGTTAAACATTTTGAAACCAGTTTTGGATATTTGTCTGTGGTCATAATCGCCCTAGCTACTTTCCCAACATCTACTTTTCCTAAATTTTCTCTTAACTCTAAAATGGCCTTTTCCCATTTTTTTAAATCAAAAAACTCTCCAATTACTCCTGTAGAGGCAGGCAAAATAAATTCTGGGGATATTTCTAAAGTTTTACTCAATAAACGCAAAGTTTCTTCACAGTCCTGAATCCCCTTTTCCCCTGTGCAAGCATTTGCTTGCCCTGCATTTATTAAAATAGCATTTATTAGATTGCACTGAGAAATATGTTTTTTAGCTACTAGCACCGGGGCAGCTTGAAAAACATTTTGCGTAAACACTCCAGCAGGTACCGCCCCCTCAGGAGCATAAATTAAAGCCAAATCATCTCTATCTTGATATTTGAAACTACCTTGAGCAGTAGAAAATAAAAAACCTTTAGGCACCTTCATATCTCTCTCCTTTTAAAAATAAATTTGACTTTATGTCAGACTAAAAATAAACGCAAATGCAATAACCTCTGTTTAGTTGAATCCTTAAACGAAAAAATAAAGTTAAACATTAAACCCTGCAAAAGGGGAAAATAATGTTAATCCAATTTATTGGCGTTGGCGAAGCGTTTGATGAACAACAAAACAACACCTCTATTTTTATTCAAACAAATAACCTCTCTATTCTTTTAGACTGTGGTTTTACTGCTGCCTCTTCTTTCTGGGCTTTAAATCCAAAGCCTCTACTACTAGATGCACTTTTTATCTCTCATTTGCATGGAGACCATTGCTTTGGAGTTCCTCATTTACTCCTGCGTTTCTATGAACACAGACGAACTAAGGAACTGCATATTATTGGAAGCATTGGTCTAAAAAATCATATTTTACAATTAATGGACATGTCCTATCCTAATCTAAAAAATAAACTCACCTTTTCTCTTATTTTCCATGAGCTTAACCCGGACCAAACTTTTAATTTAAAAAACACAAATCTTATTACACTACAAACCAACCACTCTATACCTTGCCTAGGCTTGGGCATAGAAAATAAAGGTAAAAAATTTTATTATTCAGGGGATGGAGTTCCAAGTCAAACTGCCATAGAATTTTGTAATTATGCTGAGTTTATTGTCTTAGAAACATATAAGATAAATGAAAATATACCTGGACACAATTCTATTTTAAACGCCTTTAACATTGCTAAAAAAACAAAATGTCAACAGCTAGCACTTGTACACTTAAATAGAAATGAGAGACAAAATTTACCAAAAATATTGGAACTATTTCAAACTACTGCATTAAAAACAAAGATTGTCTTACCCTCTGCGGGGAGTATATTTTTTGTTTAAATCTATTTTGGCTTTACCTAACCCTTATCATAAATAGGCCTGGGCGATTAAAGATAAGTCATCATAAGAAAATCCTTTTTTTAGACCTACACATAATTCTGCAGACACTTTCATCTTGTTCCTAGTATGGAAAATAATTTCTTTTTTCTGAAGATTAAGCCTATATTTTACAAAATCATATTCAAAGCCATCTACAATTAAAGAAAGACCCTCAGCAAAATATAAAGACCTTACATATTCAAGACAATCACGCAACTTATCGTGTTCTACTCTTCTTTCCAAAAAATTATACACCATAAGATTTATCATTAATTTTTCTGGATCCATACGATGATCTATATTGAGAAAGCGTTCTTTTTTAAAGTTAGATAAATGTATATTAGCCACAACTTCTTTTGCTGCTTGAATTATCTTTTGCTCATAAATAAGAGATAAAGGATACTTAGAAATAAATCTAATAAGAACTTTTTGAGGATTCTCTCTAGTAGCCATGCCTAAAATAGAGATAGACATTAACGTTAATTTTTTTTCTAGATCCTCTAAAAAATTATTTCGCTTTACTTTAGCTAACTCTAAACATTGCTTAGCATCTAATTTAGACTTAAGTAATTTCAGCAAAAACTTAATATATGGTTCTGTAGTTAAATTAAGTTCATCTTCTAAAACATTTCTACGAGAAAAAATTTTAGCCAAAGAAAGCCAATAGACAACGACTCCTTCTAAAGGCATTTCAACTAAATCAAAGTCTTTTGCAGGACGCTGTTTAATAGAATATTCTTTTTTTAATAAAAAAAATTTTTTCATTTTAAATAAAACTTTTAGATGAATAGGAAGCTATCTCTTCCTCTTTAAATCCAAGCTCATAAAGAACAAAATTTGTCGGAGTAATTAAAATAGGATGTAATTCAAACGTTCTAACAAATAAATCTATAAACAATTCTCTTACCTTTTCTCTAGTAGAACAAAAATAAATCCTATTGGTTAACATATCCCATACAACATCAAATACTGCTGGTACAGGTAAAGTTTTAGTCAAAAGCTTCAACCGAATATTTTCCCGAAGTTCTTTTTTTTCTTCTTTACTTATAAATTTTTGTCCTTGTGCTTGTTTTTTTTGTAAAAGCTCTTTTAATCCTAATTCGTAATGTTTTTTTATTACCGCAGGAGAAATACGCCTTGTATCCAAACGAAGGCTAAAAACAACATAATTGCCTTTAATTGGAGAGGTTTGAAAAGAACTATCTAACCAGTCTTCTTGAGAAACCCAGCCAAAACTTTTTTCTAAAGATAAATTTTCTATCTCCTGAAATCCATACTCCTGCAACTTTTCAGAAATATTTTTAAAAATATCATCTGAAACCTTTTCAGTAAGTTTATATATACTAAAAGAAACACTGCCACTTAAAATACCCATAAAATCTCCCTTAAAAATTTTCTAGC includes:
- a CDS encoding MlaE family ABC transporter permease encodes the protein MLRMIAWVGRSVLNMLGEMGRMLLLLLQSFIWLFRPPFRFRLFIKQMEFVGVNSLFVVLLTGLFTGMVLALQTYYAFRMFSAESLVGATVALSMTRELGPVITALMVTGRAGSAIAAEIGTMRVTEQIDALTVMAISPVQYLVVPRIVAGIIMLPLLTVISDFVGVIGGYLVGVKLLGINSGLFLNKIYEYVDFEDLYNGLIKAACFGLIFTLVGCYKGFYTRGGAEGVGKATTQAVVLGSVLILMFDYVLTALMF
- a CDS encoding CHASE2 domain-containing protein; this encodes MLRKNKFFLILSIIFLLFSFFLYFLNPSFLHFLDLKIFDLEMQVRGKIESSGKVVIVAIDEKSLEKIGRWPWSRNIMAKLVQKIDSFQPKVVGYDISFFEPEKNRVQGELIYLTKKLKQSKKLDKELFAFLKQRILANLPDLHLATTFAKCKSKHILGYYFNFSTKDEKFQNLDKAFKYSGIRYFQDSKAKLFIPKALKVRHNIPLILKGAGKEAYFNVIPDDDGTFRRYPLTIKYNKNFFQPLAVAMYRADDARGSFIYVGKAGVLGVKIKDKFVSTDERCFLYLNFRGREKSISHIPAWKVLENKISFKNLNQKYVIVGVTAPGVYDLRVTPFGVAYPGVEIQATALDNLLKGDYLTRPSFASLFDLFSILILWILATVAILFLNPFYSLLVVAGVFFSYWTVNYYFLVKKLYVLNLVYPLLSLLITYLGLITYRILFADKQKRQLRQAFSKYLDPKVVDQVVKSPDSLRLGGEKRELSVLFSDIRGFTSLSEKLSPEELVSLLNEYLTEMTAIVLTEKGLLDKYIGDAIMAIFGTPLYYPDHALAACKAALKMLNRLKELNKRWKDEKDISLNIGIGINTGEMVAGNMGSLDRFDYTVMGDNVNLASRLEGLNKYYGTNILISESTYNLVKDKINTREIDMVRVKGKVKPVRIYEVLTKEKSMFFSTYKEDYLKFLDLYYKGNFNKAKEIIEKLKNNFSEDNLLDVYINRLNYLLANPPKEWDGVYTFTVK
- a CDS encoding HD domain-containing protein, producing the protein MDELKRLVDFFFEAGMLKKTPRSGYQFLGTGKENVAEHSFRTAIIGFSLAKIVGADAYKTAIMCLFHDFSEARCGDFNYVNKIYNQARSRDALADALSGIHFSQEILELFDDLENVLSVEAILAHDADQLDLILNLKEELDLGNQYAKKWIDCAVKRLRSKEAKILATQIIKTDHTDWWFQIKDSSWWEQKNGRKD
- the argJ gene encoding bifunctional glutamate N-acetyltransferase/amino-acid acetyltransferase ArgJ, with protein sequence MKVPKGFLFSTAQGSFKYQDRDDLALIYAPEGAVPAGVFTQNVFQAAPVLVAKKHISQCNLINAILINAGQANACTGEKGIQDCEETLRLLSKTLEISPEFILPASTGVIGEFFDLKKWEKAILELRENLGKVDVGKVARAIMTTDKYPKLVSKCLTLDNKEVHLLGLAKGAGMIAPNMATMLGFILCDAEVDRSWWQSCLVEAVETSFNRICVDGDTSTNDTVLALSSGKVKGSFCEDDLYRLKKAVKEICFELARLIVQDGEGASKIIKLTIKKAKTRQDARNIATTIATSPLVKTAFFGEDPNWGRIVAALGRSNASFDPQKIRLFFGDIEVFGCGVAKLEDIDVWLQGYMQKKELDLVIDLGAGEEEYFILFSDLTFDYVKLNGSYRS
- a CDS encoding MBL fold metallo-hydrolase, with protein sequence MLIQFIGVGEAFDEQQNNTSIFIQTNNLSILLDCGFTAASSFWALNPKPLLLDALFISHLHGDHCFGVPHLLLRFYEHRRTKELHIIGSIGLKNHILQLMDMSYPNLKNKLTFSLIFHELNPDQTFNLKNTNLITLQTNHSIPCLGLGIENKGKKFYYSGDGVPSQTAIEFCNYAEFIVLETYKINENIPGHNSILNAFNIAKKTKCQQLALVHLNRNERQNLPKILELFQTTALKTKIVLPSAGSIFFV
- the rdgC gene encoding recombination-associated protein RdgC → MGILSGSVSFSIYKLTEKVSDDIFKNISEKLQEYGFQEIENLSLEKSFGWVSQEDWLDSSFQTSPIKGNYVVFSLRLDTRRISPAVIKKHYELGLKELLQKKQAQGQKFISKEEKKELRENIRLKLLTKTLPVPAVFDVVWDMLTNRIYFCSTREKVRELFIDLFVRTFELHPILITPTNFVLYELGFKEEEIASYSSKSFI